The DNA region CCTAATGGACCTGTAGTTCTACTTCTAACCCTCATCTGCTCAGGGCAGAGGTTATCCTCATCAGTTCTTCAGATATCTCCCTTTCATCCAATTCAACATGATTGGGAACTCACAAAGGGAGTGGTTGCAACTTCCCTAAGAGCAGCTCTGACAACCAAGAGACCAACCAGGTGACGTGTGAAGAGACACCAGCTGTGTGTTTCCAAAGATTTACTGTCATCAGACCCATCTCATCCTACACAAGTGAAATGATATTAACATGCACAAGGGAATTATACAGAGCAAGGAGCCTGCATGGTGTAACGTGCTGAAGGACCTCTGGGAGATTAAGACTGGATGAAGAGGAGTGGAGAAGACCTTTCTGCTACTCTACAGATTACTGGACAAAATGGAAAAGTCTTGCTGCTAACCAAACTGCGCTAACTGCAGAGGCGTCTCCCTGGTATAGGGAAGGATTGCCCATATACATATTGTGTTGGTGAGCCTGATAAGATGTCAGTCACTGACCCACTGCATGGCCGGATCAGTGTCTTGGTCTGGGGCTGACTGAAGACCATTTGGGCGGGGAAAGTGCCCTGAACTTCAGGAACATCCATTTGGAACCACCATGTTTGTTTTCAATGCCTTGAGAAACACTTGGAATTATCAggtctttttttttaaccttttatttaactaggcaagtctgttaaaaacaaattcttattttgcaatgacagcctaccccggccaaaccctccccaacccgAACGACGCTGAGGAAATTGTGCTATGCACTATTTGACTATTGaccatggccagttgtgatacagtctgggatcgaacctgggtctgtagtgacgcctctaacactgagatgcagtgcctcagaccgctttGCCACTCGGGAACTCTTGATCAGCTAATCAGAGAAAGGCCCTTGTGAAACGACTGATTTCAGAGCACAGTGTTTTAMTGCTACTCACTGCGATAAGCAATTCCCCTTCTCATGCTCTGCAAGATGATACACCAAAACACCAGCTCTAGTCAAGAAAGTCAAATAGTTTCAACTTTTGTCTTTCATTCAGATCAATGTTTAAAGGTAAGTCAACATGTTCTTTCCATCATTGACTGTGTATAGTATCCTGCAGACTCCTAGAGGGTCTTTATACTTTATCTGTTAAAGCGGCAGGTTTTTTTTCTAGGACAATTTTCATTCTTTATCCAAAGTGGTTCATGCGAGATGGACTCGTTCCCACTGTGAAGCTTTCCAAAGACTTTAAGCGACCTCAAGCGTGGTATTGCTCACCCGCATCAACCATGATGCTCTTGAGTGTCAAAGCCTAAAGGAGTTTGAGAAATGGTTATCTTAATAATAGATTGGGACTCGATGTAACCACTGCATTACAAAACCTTTAATTCTGAGGCCAAAATTGATCCAAAATTCCCTTAACGTTTACGCCACAGATCCTCGGATGCCTGGCCTCTGATCTACGTGGCTTTTTTGACCACGGTGTGTTTCAACCTGATCTCCTTTCAACAGAACTGTTCACTCAAAGAAATTGAAAGCACAGCACTGAGTTGATCTCACCTCCTGAAGGACAACCCAAAGTAACGATGTTGCCCTTAAAGCAACCGAATGCTACAGGTTCATACTACAACTCGCTTTGAGCTCTACCAGACCAGAGTTCACCCCTTGATGCATGACTACAAGTAAAGACTGGATGCTACAGCTTAACTCATAGGGAGGTGAACAGACAAGGGAGAATCCAAGTCATTGGATAGAGAAGCACAGTCATTAAACACTTCAAGAGTAATCCACCTTCTACATGAAATGAAGGCTTGGGTGACCAACTAGTAGACACAAGCAAGAGTGGAGAAGAGCAGAAGGTCTGGAGATGATCAGGATGATGTCCAGTCAGAAAAGCAGTGCTTGATGAATGTCTGCCGATAACCACCACGATGAAGAGTGAAAACGACTTTGGGACTTTTAACACGTGAAAATAAAGCTTTTGGTTTGACTCTTAGAAGCTATTCCACTAACTGTATCACCACTATTGACACTGGTACTCGTGGAGTTCTCATGCAGTAAGAATCATCAAGCTCTAAGAATGTCTCTTCTCCAAGAGGCTCTCAGAACCATGACTATTGATGAACTGTCATCCATTTCGTACCAGGGAAACAGAGCTCTGTCAAAGTACTATGACAGTGAGGGGAAACCCAACCCAGTGAGGACTAAGGTATTCCTGACAGAGAAACTGGACTCCGCCTAGTGAAATGGCCCCAGAATTAACACTTGGAAAGAAATAACTAAAACCAATGGTTCAAACCTCAAACACAGCCAATGCATCAGTCAATAGTATAGTGTGGATGAATCCTTATGAAAACAGAGTATTGCTCTCAAAAAACCCTTAGTAATAAGGTCTCCTATACTGATGGGATCTGCCCTTCGCAGTCTACACTACATACTCAAGATGCAACCTGTTCACAGTGATAATGACTCCTTTTAAGAGACCACACTGTCCACATTGGACCAATCATAGACAATAACCACACTGTCCACTTTGGACCATTCAAGGACGAGCCATACTGTTCAATGTAGACCAAGGACAAGAACCACAATGCTGACCTTTCACCACAGCAAGTGGATCACTAACATCCAGAAGTTTATTGACGAGAAATGCAGAGAGTGGAAAAAAAATGGAAGAAGCATGAACTTTCACCTTTGACCCATGCCAGTGTCCTTTACATGACCTCCCACTGGCACAGGAAGTGGTAAGGGATGTAGTCGAGGTTAAATGCTGTTCactcccctttaaaaaaaaattgcaggGCGATTTACAAACCTTTTACACCACATACGCTTTTAGCATTACCATTTACGTTTCCACTCGTTATCTCAACTGACATTCAGCGTTTCACTAATCCATCCCTGGAGACGAGAAATGTCTCTCTTCCTGTTGCGTTTCAAACTCCTACAGGCCTTATTTGGATTTACAAATAATTCAAACCAACAGCTCTTGTAGATGGTGTACTTAATCAGCCATTTTTCCTAAAGCTTTACAATGTAAAGGTAAGTATAGTGTGTTTTACAGATACTTTGGTCAAGGTAAGGTTGTAGCATAATATTGTACTGAACATTATATTTACGTAAGAGATCCAGCAGAAAACCACTTAACTCCCTACAGCaaatttaattaaaaacaaatgattgctGTCCCAAACTACAGTTGTTACTTAAATCACACCCTCAGTACACGCTCCAGTAACCAGCTACAGCAGTACACGCTCCAGTAACCAGCTACAGCAGTACACGCTCCAGTAACCAGCTACAGCAGTACACGCTCCAGTAACCAGCTACAGCAGTACACGCTCCATTTAACCAGCTACAGCAGTACACGCTCCATTTAACCAGCTACAGCAGTACACGCTCCATTTAACCAGCTACAGCAGTACACGCTCCATTTAACCAGCTACTAGTACTATTATTAATTAGCCTTGATTGTCCAACACAGTTAAACCCTGGTATTCAGGCCTTATCCAAGAGGGTAAAGGGACTACTGCTTTTTTCCCTCCTCCAttgctcatctctctcatctaccCTACAGCCAACTGTGCTACTCTTCAGACCGCCAGCTGTCGTTGGATCTGGTCAACGTGGGCCGCCAGCGCCTCGACTTCCTACCCATGCTAGAGCATTCTGGAACGTACCGCGAGTCCACAATGCACTCTGGGACTTTTGCCCAGGAGATCATCACCCTGGTGCACCAGGTCAAAGGTTAGGACGCGAAATGCAGAAatactacacacaacacaaagaTGCGCGTGCACACAGTCACTTGTACACGCATGCACAGCCCATAGACGCTCCTTCACACACATTTAGACAGAAATATAAAGATATTTATCTCTCTCCAGAGCATTACTTTAGGGGTGATAGTGTAATGCTGACCGAGCGTTTCTGTGGCGCCCAAGATGGAGGTCTgcctgaggaggagcaggaggaagagaggcCTACTCTGAACaggtacaaccacacacacacgcctgggtACCACAGTGATGACTCTAAGAGCCATGGCTTTTGTTTAAGCCTTCAATGTGCTGTTTATAAACTAGCTATATTTtattccttctctcctctaggCGGTTCAACATGAGTATGTCAGAGCCAGACATGGAACCTCTCTTCTCCAAAGTTGGCCGCATGCAGGTACaatacatgtttttaaatggTGAATGATTGATATGTCGAtggatggattgattgattgatgtattaatttgtgtgtgtgtgagatcagaAGCAGCAGCAGGCGGTGAGTGACCCAGGAGACCTGAGACATGacctggagaggaggagacaggagaggctgGAGGGGGTGAAGGTCACCATCCCTGGAGGCAGGCTCTCACAGCGCCCCCTGGTTGCTGGGAGGTACTACTACACACTAGaacacagtgaagcatgatggggTTTGTTGTCCTCCACAATGAAATCGGGGAGCGGACAGTGGATCTGTCTTTTTACCTTAGTACGCTCGTACATTCGTCACACAATATTTTTCAGACGGCACTCTTGTGATTTTTGACAACTTgagtgaatgatgcgtcttgccatagatctgacatttacaaaattacactgactgGCCAAATGGTGGCACTATAACAAGCGATTGAAAATGCAAACTTTGAAAGGTCACGCCCCTCACCTCGTTTGACCTAAAGCCATACAATTCGGTACATGGGTCCCAGGTTTGCCATGATGAATTTTCCGCCATTttgaattttgtgaaaaacacttaaaacgctACTCTGACACCGAATGAACGATCTGCATGAAACTAAAAATCTATGGACAaatattttccagactagtacctaaaacaacatggccgctgttgaccaataaacattcacatggGCGTGGTCTGGCAcctaaatgcatataaatcagtcacACAGGTTGCAAACACTCTCAAGACTCAACAAATGCAAGAACATTAATGTCGACCACACGGTGGTGCTAAAACGGGCAGATGTTTTGTTACTATCAGTATATTCTAGTTTGAATTGTCACTAATTGGACGGGGGGggctgcatcattcgtggggaACGGCATGTCTACGGTTGCCTTGTTTGAATACGAAAATGATTCCTTCCTCCCTTTCTTGGAGTTATCACTGATCTATGGATCCTTGTGTTCACCCAATcttgtcagatcagtgattacctCAAGAAGTAGAGGAAGGGTGCGTTTTTACACTTCACAGTCTTATCCTTCACGGTCTCATCATTCTCCCGccctctcacactctctgtcacagtgaccatcatGAGGAGTATGgtagtgaggaagaggaggttcaggaggaagaggagggcttCTCTTCAGGCTGGCCAGGCCTaccacagagaggagggaggtggccTGGAGAGATGGTGAGaactgtgtgcatgtatgtgttcaCATTTAGTAGGGGTGTAGGTGGAACAGTGGAAACGATCTGTATCTTTCTCTGAAATATCTCTCAGGCTTCTAacttctctcgctctcactctcgggttcagaggagaggaggcataGTTAGACAAAACATGGGTGGCCAGCGGAGGAACAACCGGTCTCCTAATCTCCCCGGCAACCATCCGGGACCAATGAGACAACAGAACCGCGATATTAACGGTCAGTAAGCACCccaaaacacaaatatatatatatatatatatatatatatatatagtgagttcaaaacaaggacacagaagttttctttttttttcttctttgtggatcagcttaatattgcagaaagattgatggaagcaacaatgtaattgtctgcatcatttccaatcccccatatccttttttggtgtatatatatacatacacacatacatacatacacgtacatatgcatacatacatatatatatatttttttgaatatacctttattattccccgcaaaccctaccacccttcccccaattggagttaactaataaacaataacacttaggcttctaccttcagtttatacatctgacacacattttacagacaatctattttacaatagttatattttgtttgtttttagtccttcctctatttctgatgtccatccagtttgatttctatttgtaagtGCTATTTCTcaaaatttctgaacctatatacattttacagaccccgtatgttttacattggttatcttgttaatagtcccacccttcagctccattcaaaccctcccatctatctctcaacaccatccattttggatttctatttgccatatatttttcaactgtgatgTTTCTCAAAAGGACGCAGAAGTTAGACTGTTGTAACACACAGACCGGTTCCGAGAAGCAGAACTTCCCAACCATGTTAAGTGACCTCAATCGAtcactgattggttgattgattgactatgtaATTCCTACGACAGGGTCTTGACTCTGTTTACCTTCCTGTCTTGTTACAATGTTAGTTAGTCTGTCCATCTGGTTCCTAGATCTCATTCATTTCAATGTCTGATCCTGAGCCAATCAAATCCTCCCGTTTAGCCAATCAGCTTGTCCACTAATGGGACCATTACAACCATagcagacctgctgtttttaactTAACACCTATATtcatttctctttctcgctctctcaggTGCCAACTGGTGAATGGACTCTTGGATGGAGCAAGGGGTTATGTGAGGTTAGCTGTTAAGCTCAGAGGAGTGACCAGgccaactgtatatacaaaagtatgtggacaccccttcaaatgagtagatttggctatttcagccacacgtgtagctgacgggtgtataaaattgagcacacagccatgcaatctccatagacaaacataggtAGTAGAATGACCTTAttgaggagctcagtgactttcaatatagcaccgtcatagaatgccaccttttccaacaagtcagattgtcaaatttctgccctgctagagctgccccggtcaagtaagtgctgttattatgaagtgaaaacgtcttgggtcagccgtgaagtggtaggccacacaagctcacagaaccgtctgtcctcagttgtagCACTCaatacagagttccaaactgcctctggaagcaacatcagcacgagaactgtttgtctggagcttcatgaaatgggtttccgtggtcaagcagctgcacacaagcctaagatcaccatgcgcaatgccaagcgtcggctggagtggtgtaaagctctccgccattggactctggagcagtggaaacgcgttctctggagtgatgaatcatgcttcatcatctggcagccctacggacgaatctgggtttggaggatacCAGGAGAACCCTACCTGGCCAAATGTAAACtttggaagaggaataatggtctggggctgtttttcatggttccggctccttagttccagtgaagggaaatattaacactacaccatacaattacattttagatgattctgtgcttccaactttgtggcaacagtttggggaaggcccttccctatttcagcatgacaatgcccccgtgcataaagcgaggtccatacaggaatggtttgtcgatcggtgtggaagaacttgactggcctgcacagagccctgacctcaaccccatcgaacacctttgggatgaattagaacaccgaatacgagccaggcctaatcgcccaacatcagtgcccaacctcactcatgctcttgtggctgaatggaagcaagtccccacagcaacatcgagtggaaagccttcccagaggagtggaggctgttatagcaacaaagggagaaccaactccatattaatgcccatgattttggaatgagatgttcgatgagcaggtgtccacatacctttggtcatgtagtgtatattataaCACACGTAGACAGCCTGACCTTAGAACCGGCATCTCTTATTTTCTGCTGCTTGATTACCTGGTAGCGGCACCTTTTCCATTATCTGACCTACACCTGTACTGACACTGGCCAACAGAACATGTAAAGTCTCCTGACAAAGTAGTGTTGTGGGGAAGTGATGTCATAATGCAGGGGGGAGGACCCTGAGCCAGAAGGGGAACATCCTGTTAGTGAGGAGCTACCTAATTCATTCATTGGTCCTTTCATTCATGAAGTATATTCTGAGTAAGTGAACGCTGCTTTTTGTTGGCTGTATGCATTGCttactgaagaaaaaaatatcaaataataGATTACTTCAAATACCATGTTGGCAAGCGTGTTAGTGTAAGGTAGTAAAAGTCCCTCTTGAGCGTAGTAGTAAAAATGCATCTTACATGAGTACAGACAATTTggtcattacctgtattaataaTTCAGTATTCCCCACAGCTCTCACCTGTACACCTGTGTGTGAGCGCTTAAGGTTCATGTACAGAGGTGATCCTTGCTGATATTTAACAGGTGCCTACTTCCACCTAGGCCAAACTTTTAGGTAAACTGGGCCGGCCAGGACTATTCTACGGTCAGAGGTAGTTACGGATAGGCCAGACTGCTATTCTATGGTCAGTGGAGACTGACCGGTGGATTGATGCCCCGCTGGACTAACCACAACTGACTGGGGAAGAGGATGCCCAGCTGTACAGGTGGATATCAAGTTGGGATAGTGCTTAGCAGAAACACAGGCAGGCCTTAACCTTTAACCCCACAAGAGCAAGCAGAGGTGATATGGGATCTGGCAGAGAATCCAGTCAGACGAtcacagtgaaacacacacagcatttaTTTCAAATGTAGGTAGAAATACAAAGTTCATAAAAAATGTCTTTACACCACAGtaccatagatttttttttatacaataaaAACATCTTGACTTTTTaatcaatttccattatttcaAGTCTTTCTTTTCAACTGCTCAGTTATATCAGAGTTGCAATACAAATGGACAAGATACTGACTCCCACACAAACCAGGAGCTACACTGAAGTTATAAGAGCTTATGACTGGCTATAGCAGGTTATGAATGCCCTCTGTCTGCattaaaatacagaaatgtcaTAGCAACACGACCATCTTTCGTaaggcagagagcgagagcagtTCAAAAAACCCTCATGATAAGATAAATCCCACTGAGCAGCATCATTATTAATGACTTCAATAATGTCTGTATGGTCCACCAGTGTTCTGTTGTCCTCCAAAGAACAATCGGAAGGCCCTCTGTAATCACCTGAAAGAACTGGAGAGCAGTCAGAAACATGGTGCTGGCTCCACCTAGTCTTCACCTTCTATGACGTGTCAAACTtgttccacggagggccgagtgtctgcgggtatTCACTGATTTTGTAAGGattcctctcacctggttgtctagttttttccctttcaattaagacctaaacagcagacactaggccctccatggaatgagtttgacacccctggtatgCCAAAGCCTGTGATCCCACAGCTTGGCTAGACAAGACGGYCAGTGTGAGGGTGAACGCGGTCAACTTTCTGCCCCTTTTGGTTCTGCGTGTGTGACTGGGGAGgacctgtgtgtatgtgagggGAGCGGTCTCCGGTGATGGCTCAGAGGCGAGGGTCGCAGGGCAGCGGGCGGAACGCCACCTCAATATTCTCCTCCATGATGATGTCATAGCGACACATCAGCGGGCTGGAGGGATGAGAGAAAGGTATAGTTGGAGAGAGAGGCTGAAGGATGacgcgggagggagggaggatgactgGGGAGAGAGGCGGGAGGGAGGATGACTGGGGGTGAGAGGCGGGAAGGAGGATGATGCGGGAGGaagggaaaagtgtgtgtgtgtggggggggtctcACCTGTCGGGTTGCTCCAGGTGGGTGAGGCGGATGTGGAGTAGTCGGATTTTGTAGCGAGGGCCTATCATATTGCCGCTTGCGATGCGGAGGGATATCTTCTGGACGGGCTGCACGTCCTCATCAAACTGGACCAACAGACGGGTGGAGGTGTACTGCTCAAACTTGAACCGCTTACTGTGGAGGAGAAGAATGGAGAGGGTAAGAGGGATAGGGATAGAGAGTTAGAGGTCTTACTGTCAtaaatgtgtatatgtgtgtgtgtgagacttacCGGTCTATGCGTGCCTCACTGAAGTTCCTGCCACTGTGTAGTCTGAGGATGACGACTCCCCAGCGCAGGTACTGGTTCCATGTCACCATGTCCACCCTGTAGCTGGTCtctacacacacaggacacacactgtTATACACACACAATTCATATTTGAGAAATCACTGCTATAGAAGCATTATGTATGTTAATCACTGATTGATAGTAAGGGGTGAGGGACTTACTTTGATATGGCAACGTGGCAGTGGTGGTGAAATAGGCCTTGGTCTGACCCAATCGCAACAGAGTATCCCTCCACCTGCTGATGTCGTAACCTGGGGGGTAACCATGGATACATCATTCAGGACGGTTGGTATGGCAATCAAACTACTTGATAGATGATTTGATGACAAACAAATTTTCCCATGTTTACAGATTGAGTGAGATTCTGGGTTAAGTTGGAAGGCTGTCCTCTCACCTAGCATGGGACAGGGGGCGGGCTTAAAGGCTTCACACTGCAGACACCGCCCATCCAGAAAGTCGCTGAAGGAGGAGCAAGGGTAGGCTGTGAGGCTGCAGGTCCGGTTGAGAGCACACAGGTACAGGAACACAGAGCGCTGGTGGTCACACACGAAATACGACTTCCCTACGAAAGAGAGAAGCTGTGAGTTATTACATGAgttattgtgtgtggtgtgtgtgtgttagtcttaCCTGAGAAGATGGTCTTGGGGCAGCCTGGCTGATCAGATCCTCCATTGGCATAGTAGTCAATATGGCCATGTTGACCTCTGAGACCAAACGCTATGTGAAAAAATAGGAAGATCCCAAAGTTACAGATAATACAGGACAACATgaaattacacttttttttaatcaCAAAAACACATCTAGAGAATCCCTCgccccccacacaaacacacagcatgtCAGTACTTGCAGTTCATGTCAGTGTGTAGTACGTCTACAAAGATGGCGTCTGAAGGGTCTAGTCTCTCCTCAGCAGTCGCTCCAGTGAACATGGGTCCTGCTGGGTCCAGACCTAGACAACAATGAATCAATTAATAGATTCATTAATGCATCAATTAATTAAACCTTTCATGAATAAATTaagtaatcaatcaatcaaatagtAGCTTTTCAGTCACAAACAATCGCTCTCTCCTACCTGTAATGCGGCCAATCTTGCCCTTCAGGTTTGCTCCTACAAACCCAGCTAGGTGAGCTCCTAGACTCACCCCGATCAGGTGGATTGAACTCAGAGGCGCTCCCTCctcctaaacacacacagtgaacaaTTAGCAACATTGACACAAGACTCATAGAACAACTGATTAAAGAGTCACAGAAAACGAGCAatatcccccccacacacacacacacctgcatgctGAGTATGAAGCCGGTGAGGTTGTTGGCAGCCTGTCGTGTGTTGGTCACAGCAGTGAAGTAGTTGAGGTTAGCAGCTCCTCTGTTCCAGTCCACTACCAAGATGTTCATGTCCTCCTGCTCAGACAGCAGCTGGACGATGTGATCCACCCAGACCGGAGGGGCTCCGGTGGGCCGGTAGCCGTGGATGACGAAGGCCGTGGGCAGGGAGAAGTTGAAGAGTGGCTGGTAGGACAGGTGGTGGTGGTTCACCTCTCTGCCGCAGCGCAGGTTAGACCTAGTGGAAGGAGGGGAATACTTTATGTAgaacatttgttatttttactttttaactgaaccgcagacacacacacacattcatgttcacacacactctAACCTACTTGGTGTAGAGCAGCAGCTTAACATTCAGGGTGGTCCCAAGGAAGCACTCATGGAAGTCCAGGTCTGTAAAGTCATCACACAGTTCACCTACACCATTCTTCTGGcctggggagagaaggggaggatgtGTACATGTGCTCATTGATACCCTGCTAGGTCAGCATCAGGTCATTCTCTGATCTTACTGTGAACCCCAACACATTCTTCTTTCCTTATGCATTTAAACATGAGCAGACAGCTGGTGAATGGAGACAGAGTGAATACCGACGATTTGCATTTATAAAGATAGATAAGCACTGGCCTAACTCTGACCTCTTTACATTGCTATTCACCCCTACCATTGTCtcactttctccccctcccctagCCACTGTTCTTTGTCACAGGTGAAAGGTTAAAGGTGCCGGTCTGAACCTTGCTCTGGAAAATTATCCTCTGTGGTTTGTTTTGCTTTGTGATACTGTAGTGTCCCTCCTTGACTGCAGCCAGGCTTTGACTGTATGGCGCTAGGGGCTTTAGCCTTTTACCATGTAGCATTAACCACAAGACTGCATCATGAGCTTTACCATGTAGCATTGAGTGTCATGATTCGGTAGCATTAGCATGTTAATGTTCAAACCACATCAGTTATTAGTGTTAGCATGTAGGCTAGCTCCCAGTGTCATGCTAGCGGCTTTAGCGGTGATCCATGCTCTCTAATTAGCAGCTTGTCCTCTGCTGTTACTCTCAATTGGATCAAGGTGCTATAAAAAGCAGCTCATCCTGTCACAGCTTTCTATCTTCCTCTGTGGCCCCAATCCCCTTTCTCAACAATCTTCCTGTCCTCAATTCATGACCCGTGAcctcacacaagtacacacacacacacttacgcccatgcacacacactgcacactctAATTTCTCCACTCAGGGATAGTTGGGGAAGAGAAGGCACATACATGGCAGTTATTTGAGTCTGTTCTGGAGGGAGTGTAGAAAGACGTCTGAAACCTGGAGTCTGCTAACACAGTGGTTCTCAAAACTCCTCAGGGACCCCCGTCGTTTTAACTAATTTGTTGTAGCTCTGAACTAATTCCAAATGTGGCCAATGTGCTCAATGCAGTTTCACGTAGAAATGTGACTCATTTAACCACCCCCGCACAGGATTAAGATTTAAGATCAAAGGCCTGATTACCTGCATGTCCACCAATGATGTTAACATGTAGAAATGTCCCTGTGGTCTGTCTTACATAGGGAAAAGCCGTAGAAGCATTAAGACGCGGATCAGTGAACACCGCCGCAATATACGGACAGGTGAGACAAAAAACCCTGTTGCTGTTCA from Salvelinus sp. IW2-2015 linkage group LG14, ASM291031v2, whole genome shotgun sequence includes:
- the LOC111973439 gene encoding lipase member H, yielding MLLWQLLGLVGSLMLCKGQKNGVGELCDDFTDLDFHECFLGTTLNVKLLLYTKSNLRCGREVNHHHLSYQPLFNFSLPTAFVIHGYRPTGAPPVWVDHIVQLLSEQEDMNILVVDWNRGAANLNYFTAVTNTRQAANNLTGFILSMQEEGAPLSSIHLIGVSLGAHLAGFVGANLKGKIGRITGLDPAGPMFTGATAEERLDPSDAIFVDVLHTDMNSFGLRGQHGHIDYYANGGSDQPGCPKTIFSGKSYFVCDHQRSVFLYLCALNRTCSLTAYPCSSFSDFLDGRCLQCEAFKPAPCPMLGYDISRWRDTLLRLGQTKAYFTTTATLPYQKTSYRVDMVTWNQYLRWGVVILRLHSGRNFSEARIDRKRFKFEQYTSTRLLVQFDEDVQPVQKISLRIASGNMIGPRYKIRLLHIRLTHLEQPDSPLMCRYDIIMEENIEVAFRPLPCDPRL